The Orcinus orca chromosome 12, mOrcOrc1.1, whole genome shotgun sequence genome includes the window CTCCGGCCGGGCACCCGATGCCCCGCCGCGCGCATTCCCACAGACTTCTGTCCGCTTCCCGGCGTCTCCCGGTTTATTCCCGGCGGCCGCTGCCGCCTCGGGACACACACTTACGCAGCAACACGCAAACCCATTCTGGCTACTCCTGGGGACCCGAGGAACCGGCGCGGAGTGGTGACCCTCCCCTGCCCGCCCcgactcttcctctccctcccccagcggGGCGCGTGCTCGAGTGGCGGGGGCTCTGCTGCTGCCCGGGAGTGGGTTGGGGGTGCCCCGGCGACAGGATGGGGAGGCGCTGCACGAGGCGGGCCGGACTCCGGGATGGGGGCTGCGGGCGGGAGTCTCCGTGCCCGGCCAGCTTCCAGGCTTCCCGCGGGGAGGAGGAGACAGCGAAGCGCCCTGGGTCCCTCCCGGAGGACCAAGCCCCGTGGCAGCCAGGCTCTGCGTGCGTTGCTGCTTCCCCTGCCCTTTCTCACTTCTCCGACACGGGCGCTCACAATTTGCTCgctttatttctctcctttccccccGCGAGCTCCCACGGCGGCAGAGGGGCCACCCGCTGTGCTCTCCCGCCCCGCCCGACTGTCCCCACGGATCTGCCCGTGCGCTCGACCCTGGCTTTGCAGCGGGGGTCTGAACCCTCCCGCCGTGGGCACAGCCGGTGGGCCGCGAGAGCGAAGACGGGGCGGGGACGATCGGTTTTCCGCGCCCCAATTTCCTTTCACGGCCTATTGGGACGTGTAGTTCTTCCTCTCGCCGTCCGGCTCCGAGAGGAAACGCAACTAGGGGACCAAAAAACTACAAATCCCTGCATCCTCCGCGACGAGGGCGGGAGAGGCGTGGTACTGAGCGTTCTGGTGCTGTTTGGTTGGAGATGGAAACCAACAAAGGGAAGGGCTGGGGTTCTACTGCGTGTTTTCGGTGCTGGGCGCTTCACACGTTACGCACGTTCTTTATCTAATCTTCACGACAACCCTGCGAGGCACTATTGTATCCAGCCGACTACTTGCCAGAGATCACAAACCGCCCGGGTGGTCGAGATGGGATTGAACCCAGAGCCCTGAGAATTTCACTCATTAAGCGCTGCCTAGGTGAGCGGTGTCAAAGGGAGATGAGATTGGTTTATCCAAGAGAGGAAAAGAACTAGGGGCAGTTGGGAAGAGCTTCCTGTAGTAAGGAAAAAGTGGTGGGAATGGCAATTCGAGTAGGACATGAAATTATAAGGAGTTATGAATAAAAATGGTATTTACCAGGATCCATCATAAAGCAGGTTAGGGGAATGGGTAGGACCTTAGTTAGAAATGGGTCCGAATGGTTTTAGATATTGTATGACCAATGAGCACATTGTAGGGACAATTCAGTACTCTGCGGctgtactgatttttaaaaaaacaactggcAAACCTCAGACAATTCAAATGAAAACTCTCCCATGCTCTCCTATCCTTTAGCTCATGGGATCAACAGGAtgttatttgatttatttcaagCACCTTTTCTCCAGGTGTCCAGTTAATATACTAAATACATTGACTTGGTTGCTTGAAAAAAAGACTCCTATTCTTGTTCTCAATTAAGCCCTTAATTTTTCTGGCATCGTGGTTATGCTTTTTAATAGTCCTTCTCTGTTagagaaacatacaaaaatatctgcatgtgctttaaaatattccagcCCATCCACCCCCAAAAAACACGAGGATATAGATATTGGCAAACTTGAAAATTGTTCATGTTGGGTGATAGATAtatctttattagttatctgtggcagcaaattatcacaaacctagaagcttaaaacaacacagatttattatctcagtttctgtgggtcaggtgTCCAGGCACTTGGGTCatctgcttagggtctcacacCTGCCATCAAGGTGTTGGCTAGGCTgcattctcatctggaggctcaaTTGGAAAAGAAACAGCTTCCATGTTCACTTGGGTCactggcagaattcatttccttgcagctGTAGGACTGAAGACCTTGGCTTTTGCTGGCTGTCCACtggagactgtcctcaattcctaGGTGGCACCTGGCATTCATGGGCCAGCACGGCCACTTACTTCATCAAGTCAGCAAGGAGAGTCTCCAGAGCAAACCTGCTAGCAAGATGGAATCTCATATAACACAAGGTAATCACACAGGGGTGACATCAAATGTGCCGTACTCTGTCCGTTAGAAAGCAAGTCACAGGGGAAGGGATATTACAAGGGTTTGAATACTAGGATGAGCGGCTACCCTAGGGTTTGTCCACCACCGTGCACAAGAGGGTCCATgcttatgtttgaaattttccataataaaaagaaatgaattacatctttaaaaattatctctaaATTTCCCACTGCCAGCAAGTTTCTAGATAAGCTGATATGATTGTTTGCAGTTGTCTTCCTAAGAATTCCTTGTTTCTTCCTACTCCATGTTTACTCAGACCTATGGCAATTAGCTTAGGACATATACTTAAATTCACTAGAACCTGGCATGACAGCCATGGATTTTAACTCACCACCTAAAAACTACTCTGTGAGGTGTGGTAGAGTTTATTCAGTCATTTCTCAATTATTTAGGGGTGTAGTTTGTGCGAAGTATTTTTTGTTGCAGCAGGGATATAAAAGGATCCAAGATAGAAGTTTATATTTGGGGGCTAgagggagaggtggagagaaaaaacaataaatgcaaataaaatgcacaccaaaaaagggaaataaatgacTAAATGATAAGACAATTTCA containing:
- the LOC101279098 gene encoding LOW QUALITY PROTEIN: rho GTPase-activating protein 44 (The sequence of the model RefSeq protein was modified relative to this genomic sequence to represent the inferred CDS: inserted 2 bases in 1 codon; deleted 2 bases in 2 codons; substituted 1 base at 1 genomic stop codon) is translated as MPRRAHSHRLLSASRRLPVYSRRPLPPRDTHLRSNTQTHSGYSWGPEEPARSGDPPLPAPTLPLPPPAGRVLEWRGLCCCPGVGWGCPATGWGGAARGGPDSGMGLRAGVSVPGQLPGFPRGGGDSEAPWVPPGGPSPVAARLCVRCCFPCPFSLLRHGRSQFARFISLLSPRELPRRQRGHPLCSPAPPDCPHGSARALDPGFAAGVXTLPPWAQPVGRESEDGAGTIGFPRPNFLSRPIGTCSSSSRRPAPRGNATRGPKNYKSLHPPRRGRERRGTERSGAVWLEMETNKGKGWGSTACFRCXGRFTRYARSLSNLHDNPARHYCIQPTTCQRSQTARVVEMGLNPEP